The Bacillus sp. Marseille-Q1617 genome has a segment encoding these proteins:
- a CDS encoding carbohydrate kinase, whose amino-acid sequence MNEPSILCIGELLIDFFCTDIDTDLVQGQSFSKQAGGAPANVCAAISTLGGSARFLSKVGNDPFGHFLIQTMKDLAIDESSILLDDDHPTTLAFVSLKGDGERDFVFNRGADAQLSLKELHESDWRESSIIHFGSATALLEDPFKSAYVSFIQTVKEAGKFISFDPNFRKDLWKGREGDFVALAEHCISQADFVKVSEEECKIISGFTQLSDGVECLHTLGASTVAVTLGKDGTLISNGKESCIVPSIPVHSVDSTGAGDAFVGAALYQFNHSQDPKVLVENFTELKSIISISNRVGAAVCTKMGAINAIREIK is encoded by the coding sequence ATGAATGAACCATCGATCCTGTGCATTGGTGAATTGCTCATCGATTTCTTTTGTACCGATATCGATACCGACCTGGTTCAGGGACAATCCTTTTCAAAGCAAGCAGGAGGGGCTCCAGCCAATGTGTGCGCCGCCATTTCCACACTTGGGGGGAGCGCCAGATTCCTGAGTAAGGTTGGAAATGATCCGTTCGGCCATTTCTTGATACAGACCATGAAAGATCTTGCCATCGATGAATCATCCATTCTTCTAGATGATGATCATCCTACGACATTGGCGTTTGTGTCATTGAAAGGGGATGGGGAAAGAGATTTTGTGTTTAATAGGGGGGCTGATGCCCAGCTGAGCCTCAAAGAGCTTCATGAAAGCGACTGGAGGGAATCTTCGATCATTCACTTCGGTTCCGCAACTGCCTTACTGGAAGATCCCTTCAAGTCGGCATACGTATCCTTCATTCAAACGGTCAAAGAAGCAGGCAAATTCATCTCCTTTGATCCGAACTTTCGAAAGGATCTGTGGAAAGGGAGAGAAGGGGACTTTGTGGCGCTGGCCGAACATTGCATAAGTCAAGCTGACTTCGTCAAAGTAAGCGAAGAGGAATGTAAGATTATATCTGGATTCACACAGCTATCAGATGGAGTTGAATGTCTTCATACGCTGGGAGCGAGTACCGTAGCCGTCACCTTGGGGAAAGATGGAACCCTGATTTCAAACGGAAAAGAGTCGTGTATTGTCCCAAGCATCCCCGTTCATTCCGTCGATTCGACAGGGGCAGGGGATGCATTTGTTGGAGCGGCTCTGTATCAATTCAATCACTCTCAGGATCCGAAAGTACTCGTGGAGAATTTCACTGAATTAAAGAGCATCATTTCCATCAGTAATCGCGTGGGGGCAGCTGTTTGTACAAAAATGGGGGCAATCAACGCAATCAGAGAAATAAAGTGA
- a CDS encoding carbohydrate ABC transporter permease translates to MSLTPILFLLPTVLFLGIFIYIPLIQNFYNSFFDFNVFSDSKEFVGLSNIKELFRDEVIGIAFLNNLKYGAISVIFQIFFALILASILEDKLFRRVAPALRVIYFIPVMISISVIALLFGFVYNPQIGLLNSFLELIGLGDLAKPWLGNSTTAIYSVIAMSQWQSIGLITMLFIVAIQKIPAELYEASHIDGAGKIRQFFHITLPQVKETMFVNLLITVTGSILVFNEPYILTNGGPGNGSMTLAVHMYQNGFFKDNMGYASSIATLMFLLSAIFALVQIKVSKTGKED, encoded by the coding sequence ATGTCTTTAACGCCAATTTTGTTCCTTCTGCCAACCGTCCTATTTTTAGGTATTTTCATTTACATACCACTCATTCAAAACTTTTATAACAGCTTCTTTGATTTCAATGTGTTTTCAGATTCAAAAGAGTTTGTAGGTTTAAGCAATATAAAAGAATTATTTCGGGATGAAGTGATCGGGATAGCATTCTTAAATAACCTGAAATATGGAGCGATATCGGTGATCTTTCAGATATTCTTTGCCTTGATACTGGCTAGTATTCTAGAAGATAAGTTGTTTCGGAGAGTCGCTCCAGCACTGAGGGTCATTTATTTTATCCCTGTCATGATCTCCATTTCGGTCATCGCTCTGTTATTTGGCTTTGTATACAACCCGCAAATCGGTTTGTTAAACAGCTTTCTGGAGTTAATCGGACTCGGTGATCTTGCAAAACCCTGGCTTGGTAATTCGACGACTGCGATCTACAGTGTCATTGCCATGTCACAATGGCAGAGTATCGGCTTAATCACGATGCTGTTCATTGTCGCTATTCAAAAAATCCCTGCTGAATTGTATGAAGCCTCCCACATAGATGGTGCCGGGAAGATCCGTCAGTTCTTTCATATTACACTACCCCAAGTAAAGGAAACCATGTTTGTCAATCTGTTGATTACAGTCACTGGTTCCATCCTGGTCTTTAATGAACCCTATATTTTAACCAATGGCGGACCTGGCAACGGTTCGATGACACTAGCCGTCCATATGTATCAAAATGGATTTTTCAAGGACAATATGGGTTATGCTTCTTCAATCGCAACACTGATGTTTTTATTGTCAGCAATCTTTGCATTAGTCCAAATCAAAGTGTCTAAAACTGGAAAGGAGGATTGA
- a CDS encoding GntR family transcriptional regulator, which translates to MEKDNLNRDQLYLYEEIMTGLKQYIDNHGLKEGDRIPTEKELGDLFNASRISIRRAIKELVEEGTLKIVRGKGTFVSAPRKEIHLLDLQGFSEGLTTDNDIITKDIISIQRVESNEELDRIFENQYDEYIELVRKVYRNDQELSLDFAYLPTDLYPGIEEKITPESSTFAIIHDDYGIKFKRVNKNLEFVHPDEELQRHLKVNSLQLLVSVDKVIFGENDAPVHYSKYYLIAERVKLSLEHIIDQNE; encoded by the coding sequence ATGGAAAAAGATAATCTAAATCGAGATCAGCTTTATTTATATGAAGAAATCATGACTGGCCTTAAACAATATATTGATAACCATGGATTAAAAGAAGGGGATCGGATCCCTACTGAAAAAGAGCTGGGAGATTTGTTTAATGCCAGCCGGATATCCATCAGACGTGCCATCAAGGAATTAGTGGAGGAAGGCACGCTGAAAATTGTCAGAGGTAAAGGAACATTTGTAAGTGCTCCAAGAAAAGAAATTCATTTGTTGGATTTGCAAGGTTTTTCAGAAGGACTGACCACCGATAATGATATCATCACGAAAGATATCATTTCTATCCAGAGAGTGGAAAGTAATGAGGAATTAGACAGGATCTTCGAAAATCAATACGATGAATATATTGAACTGGTTAGAAAAGTTTATCGCAATGACCAGGAGTTAAGTCTGGACTTTGCGTATTTACCGACAGACCTTTATCCTGGCATCGAAGAAAAAATTACTCCTGAAAGTTCAACCTTCGCCATCATCCATGATGATTATGGAATAAAGTTTAAAAGAGTAAATAAGAACTTGGAGTTTGTTCATCCTGATGAAGAACTGCAAAGACACTTAAAGGTGAATAGCTTACAGTTGCTCGTGTCGGTTGATAAAGTGATCTTTGGTGAAAATGATGCCCCCGTCCATTACTCGAAATACTATTTAATTGCGGAACGGGTGAAATTGAGTTTGGAGCATATTATAGACCAAAATGAATGA
- a CDS encoding glycoside hydrolase family 32 protein, translating to MTNDYQEKTTLYSETHRPQFHFSPKEKWLNDPNGMVYFEGEYHLFFQYHPHGTTWGPMHWGHAVSRDLIHWEELPVALYPDEHGAIFSGSAVVDWKNTSGFFEEGNGGLVAIYTNADTYPDSDRPRQRQSLAFSRDKGRTWETYKGNPVLSDEDITDYRDPKVFWHEESERWVMVLATGQTITIYTSPNLIDWEFASEFGQGEGAHTGVWECPDLFPLMVDGNPDHVRWVMLVSIGDNPHHKEGSRTQYFVGDFDGKTFINSYDGDTIFWLDHGRDNYAGVSWSDIPEKDGRRIYLGWMNNWRYANHVPTESWRGAMTLPRELNLISTAEGIQLLQKPVSEINEIRKEPQIFKVIGLTEKGYSIDVNHELVEVNLSVTFEDAQEFELVINHSTDELTSVNYNRFTGMLSVDRTQSGKSGFSDSFSGISEVSVDLLDDTLILQLFLDASSLEVFAQGGRKALTNLIFPKQTKCTLSLSALGGGAMVEEISITKLSSIWGKGV from the coding sequence ATGACAAACGATTATCAAGAAAAAACTACTTTATATTCAGAAACCCATCGTCCACAATTTCATTTTTCCCCAAAGGAAAAGTGGCTGAATGATCCCAATGGGATGGTCTATTTTGAAGGGGAATATCATCTCTTCTTTCAATATCATCCTCATGGGACTACGTGGGGTCCGATGCACTGGGGGCATGCGGTGAGTCGCGATCTGATTCATTGGGAGGAGCTGCCGGTCGCCCTGTATCCTGATGAGCATGGTGCTATTTTCTCCGGTAGTGCGGTGGTCGATTGGAAGAATACCTCAGGTTTCTTTGAAGAAGGGAACGGGGGGCTGGTAGCCATTTATACAAATGCGGACACCTATCCGGATTCCGATCGACCGAGACAGAGACAAAGCCTTGCGTTTAGCCGTGATAAGGGCAGGACGTGGGAAACATACAAAGGTAATCCTGTCCTCTCAGATGAAGACATTACCGATTACCGGGATCCAAAGGTATTCTGGCACGAAGAATCTGAACGTTGGGTAATGGTGCTGGCGACGGGTCAAACGATTACGATTTATACGTCCCCTAACTTGATTGACTGGGAGTTCGCGAGTGAATTTGGTCAGGGCGAAGGGGCCCATACAGGGGTATGGGAATGCCCCGACCTGTTTCCACTTATGGTCGACGGAAATCCCGATCATGTGAGATGGGTGATGCTGGTGAGTATCGGTGATAACCCTCATCATAAGGAAGGTTCAAGGACCCAGTACTTTGTTGGAGATTTTGACGGCAAGACGTTTATCAATAGCTATGATGGGGACACCATTTTCTGGCTTGATCACGGAAGGGACAATTATGCCGGAGTGAGCTGGTCCGATATCCCTGAAAAGGACGGCAGACGCATTTACCTTGGATGGATGAACAACTGGAGATATGCAAACCATGTCCCGACTGAGTCATGGAGAGGAGCCATGACGCTGCCTCGAGAGCTGAACTTGATCTCAACTGCAGAGGGTATTCAGCTTTTACAAAAACCTGTATCCGAGATAAATGAAATCAGAAAAGAACCGCAGATCTTCAAGGTAATTGGATTGACAGAAAAAGGGTACTCGATCGATGTAAATCATGAATTAGTGGAAGTGAATCTTTCTGTAACGTTTGAAGATGCACAAGAGTTCGAGCTGGTTATCAATCATTCAACAGATGAATTAACCAGTGTGAATTATAATCGATTCACCGGCATGTTATCGGTCGATCGGACTCAATCAGGGAAAAGCGGGTTTTCGGATTCCTTTTCTGGAATCTCCGAGGTCTCTGTGGATTTACTGGACGATACACTCATCCTTCAGCTATTCCTGGACGCTTCTTCCCTGGAGGTATTCGCACAAGGGGGCAGGAAGGCATTGACCAACTTGATTTTCCCGAAGCAAACAAAGTGCACCCTTTCCCTTTCTGCACTTGGGGGCGGGGCCATGGTTGAAGAGATCTCGATTACCAAACTATCCTCTATATGGGGAAAGGGAGTTTGA
- a CDS encoding carbohydrate ABC transporter permease: protein MKLENLTTEKTLLPAPQRNYMPLKTRISRNIVFLGLLIFALMILYPLFWMFISSFKSYQEIYSNVWALPSEWHFENYALAWEKGIQNYFLNSAYVTGFSILLTVMSGTMAAFVLARHRNRWIDAALLFIIGGLMMNPEVALIPLFEILTFFNLIDTRWALILTYVAYRLPLTIILIRAFFITVPKELSESALIDGCSEFGIYWRIYLPMSIPIVITSVIINAFYAWNEFLFATVFINSSELKTIPSGLMVFRDALRTDWGVLLSGMVIASVPMVILLIVLQKYLVRGLSEGSVKG, encoded by the coding sequence GTGAAACTGGAAAATCTTACAACCGAAAAAACACTTTTACCTGCTCCTCAAAGAAACTACATGCCGCTCAAAACGCGTATATCGAGAAATATCGTTTTTCTTGGATTATTGATTTTCGCCTTGATGATTCTATACCCGCTTTTTTGGATGTTTATCTCTTCTTTTAAAAGTTATCAGGAAATTTATTCAAACGTTTGGGCACTTCCGAGTGAATGGCATTTTGAAAATTATGCATTGGCCTGGGAAAAAGGGATTCAAAACTATTTCTTGAATAGTGCTTACGTTACTGGCTTTTCAATCCTCCTTACGGTGATGTCAGGGACGATGGCTGCCTTTGTCCTGGCCCGGCACCGTAATCGCTGGATTGATGCGGCTCTTCTATTCATCATTGGCGGTTTAATGATGAATCCAGAGGTTGCTCTCATTCCTTTGTTTGAAATTCTAACATTCTTTAACTTAATCGATACGAGATGGGCGTTAATCTTAACGTATGTGGCTTATAGACTTCCTCTTACGATTATCCTCATCCGCGCTTTCTTTATCACAGTACCAAAAGAGCTATCAGAATCTGCTTTAATCGATGGATGCAGTGAGTTTGGGATCTATTGGAGAATCTACTTGCCTATGTCCATCCCGATCGTCATTACTTCCGTTATTATCAACGCATTTTATGCATGGAATGAATTTCTGTTTGCGACGGTATTTATCAATTCCAGTGAATTGAAAACGATCCCATCCGGATTGATGGTCTTCAGAGATGCTTTGAGAACCGATTGGGGTGTCTTATTATCTGGAATGGTGATTGCATCAGTACCGATGGTGATTCTATTGATTGTTCTACAAAAATATTTAGTACGAGGCTTATCTGAAGGCTCGGTGAAAGGATAG
- a CDS encoding SIS domain-containing protein, whose protein sequence is MTHSLSQSAIKNNGKEGMKQEHVNQIQNAINAIEKKNIQNVFFVACGGSMASLSFGDYFVTKDTGKPSFVYTSNEFVHSEPKGLNENSLVILRSHSGTTPETVKAATYARNIGALTVAISMDTESPLCKEAEYVLHYNYKDGSDAIDGEIGIYYTFIFKLLKTLTGDEKYDRGIDQLSNLEGLIETNQEKHKDAAFEFGKRNKREKTIYTMASGAYIHHAYSFTSCLLMEMLWINSNAIHSGEYFHGPFEITDYDVPFLLIVGEGPSKPLDQRALDFVTKYSEKVEVVDVSKFDYSGVDDDLKEYFGPALAGPVMRLYADGLAEHTGHPLSVRRYMWKMEY, encoded by the coding sequence ATGACACATTCATTATCTCAATCAGCAATCAAAAACAATGGAAAGGAGGGAATGAAACAAGAGCATGTAAATCAAATTCAAAATGCCATTAACGCAATTGAGAAGAAAAATATTCAAAATGTATTTTTCGTAGCCTGCGGCGGATCCATGGCGTCCTTATCGTTTGGCGACTACTTCGTTACGAAAGATACTGGAAAACCAAGCTTCGTTTATACTTCTAACGAATTTGTCCATTCCGAACCTAAAGGGTTAAATGAAAACAGTCTGGTTATCTTGCGTTCTCACTCTGGAACAACACCGGAAACAGTTAAAGCAGCTACATATGCTAGAAATATAGGTGCCTTGACTGTTGCCATCTCGATGGATACAGAATCCCCGCTTTGCAAAGAAGCAGAATATGTCCTTCACTATAATTACAAAGATGGATCAGATGCCATTGATGGTGAAATCGGTATTTATTACACATTTATTTTCAAATTGTTAAAAACCCTTACAGGTGACGAAAAGTATGATAGAGGAATTGATCAGTTAAGCAATCTTGAAGGATTAATCGAAACGAATCAGGAGAAGCATAAAGATGCGGCTTTTGAATTCGGTAAGCGGAATAAGAGAGAGAAAACCATTTATACGATGGCAAGCGGCGCGTATATCCATCATGCATACTCGTTCACCAGCTGCCTGTTGATGGAAATGTTATGGATCAATTCAAATGCGATTCATTCAGGTGAATACTTCCACGGTCCGTTTGAAATCACGGATTATGATGTTCCATTCCTGCTGATTGTCGGTGAGGGTCCTAGTAAGCCTTTGGATCAGCGTGCGCTGGATTTCGTCACAAAATACAGTGAGAAAGTAGAAGTGGTAGACGTCAGCAAATTCGATTACAGCGGTGTGGATGATGATTTGAAAGAGTATTTTGGTCCAGCCTTGGCAGGTCCTGTCATGCGCCTGTATGCAGATGGTTTGGCAGAGCACACAGGTCACCCGCTGTCTGTTAGAAGATACATGTGGAAAATGGAGTATTAA
- a CDS encoding PfkB family carbohydrate kinase translates to MNLITIGDNVVDCYLDRNEYFPGGNCVNVAVNAKRNGASTVAYIGIFATDGPADHIKAALQEEGVDFRFSRDAIGITGQPKVALTEENDRVFIGGPKDTVQHRFKIQLIQEEVDYLKQFDLCHVSCYSSMESELAKIAKEIKVSYDFSNRKDLEYIASIAPYVSYAFFSAAELSQAELNEFVESLAPFNFDIIGLTRGGEPAVFVHNQTIYKQTLRSIEVVDTMGAGDSLIAGFLTEYVKNNDIEKAIEKGTFSAEKTCQVYGGFGYPAKM, encoded by the coding sequence ATGAACCTAATTACGATTGGTGACAATGTTGTAGACTGCTATTTGGATCGTAACGAATATTTTCCTGGGGGGAATTGTGTGAATGTGGCTGTAAATGCCAAACGCAATGGCGCAAGCACGGTTGCTTACATTGGTATCTTTGCTACGGATGGACCTGCTGACCATATAAAGGCGGCCCTGCAAGAAGAGGGAGTAGACTTCCGGTTCTCACGGGATGCTATCGGCATTACCGGCCAGCCGAAAGTGGCGCTTACAGAAGAGAACGACAGAGTATTTATTGGCGGTCCTAAAGACACTGTCCAACATCGCTTTAAAATCCAACTTATTCAGGAAGAAGTGGACTACCTTAAACAATTCGACCTATGTCATGTGAGCTGCTATTCCTCCATGGAAAGTGAGCTGGCTAAGATTGCGAAAGAAATTAAGGTTTCGTATGATTTTTCAAATCGGAAAGATCTGGAATACATCGCATCCATTGCTCCATATGTGTCCTATGCTTTCTTCTCGGCTGCAGAACTATCCCAAGCAGAACTGAATGAATTTGTTGAAAGCCTGGCCCCGTTTAACTTTGATATTATAGGGTTGACACGTGGAGGAGAGCCTGCTGTATTTGTTCATAACCAGACCATTTACAAACAAACATTACGAAGCATAGAAGTGGTCGATACGATGGGTGCAGGAGACAGTTTGATTGCCGGCTTTCTAACTGAATATGTGAAAAACAACGACATCGAAAAGGCAATTGAAAAAGGGACCTTCTCAGCAGAAAAGACATGTCAGGTGTACGGCGGATTCGGCTACCCTGCAAAGATGTAA
- a CDS encoding ABC transporter substrate-binding protein → MLSFLLAGFTAASLLAGCNSSDSSSASKEGEVVIDFFHRWPNEPRKSFYDEKIKEFEESHPGVTINVDSVLNDSYKEKVRVLVSNDGLPDIFSSWSDSFAENLVSSGRIKELDDIISEDQEWSGNILESQYQGFTFDDKTYGIPFTVDGKAFFYNKQIFEKHNIEVPKTYDEMLKALDQLKSAGYETPLVEGLTNAWAISHYMGTIFDRVVDPEVREADYKLESTSPFTDEGYIKGLEMFQELTGYMGEVSTAIDHEAARNMFAAGEVPVLYMQFAEVGLVQEIGDVEIGFFNFPEVTDGEGRADSLTGAPEGWMLSKDAPEEAVEFLKFLTSEETAQEFTKADGQLNAVKNGVTEENTSPTSYEAYQIVLDASNTAPWFDNAVDITIADIFMRGGQELATKQKTPEDIMKEVQKEAAKMSE, encoded by the coding sequence ATGTTGAGCTTTCTTCTAGCAGGCTTTACCGCTGCCAGTCTTCTGGCAGGGTGTAACTCATCTGACTCAAGTTCCGCATCTAAAGAAGGGGAAGTCGTTATTGATTTCTTTCACCGTTGGCCAAATGAGCCCAGAAAATCATTCTATGATGAGAAAATCAAAGAGTTTGAAGAATCGCATCCTGGTGTCACCATAAATGTCGATTCTGTTTTGAATGACTCTTATAAAGAAAAGGTAAGAGTTTTAGTATCAAACGATGGCCTGCCTGATATTTTCTCTTCATGGTCAGACTCCTTTGCTGAAAATCTGGTCAGCTCCGGCCGGATAAAAGAGCTGGATGACATCATTAGTGAAGACCAAGAATGGAGCGGAAATATTCTTGAATCCCAGTATCAAGGGTTTACCTTTGATGATAAAACATATGGAATTCCTTTCACAGTAGATGGAAAAGCCTTCTTCTATAACAAACAGATCTTTGAAAAACATAATATTGAGGTTCCAAAGACTTACGATGAGATGCTTAAAGCATTGGATCAATTAAAGTCAGCTGGCTATGAAACTCCTCTTGTCGAAGGGTTAACAAATGCCTGGGCAATTTCTCACTATATGGGTACGATCTTTGACCGCGTTGTGGATCCTGAAGTCCGCGAGGCAGACTATAAGCTGGAGAGTACTTCCCCTTTTACAGATGAAGGATATATTAAAGGGTTGGAGATGTTCCAAGAGCTGACGGGTTATATGGGAGAAGTCTCTACCGCCATTGATCACGAAGCAGCACGAAATATGTTTGCCGCTGGAGAAGTGCCTGTTCTTTATATGCAGTTTGCTGAAGTAGGGTTGGTTCAAGAGATTGGGGATGTAGAAATTGGTTTCTTCAACTTCCCTGAAGTAACGGATGGAGAAGGACGGGCGGATTCCCTGACCGGTGCTCCTGAAGGCTGGATGCTTAGCAAGGATGCTCCTGAAGAAGCGGTTGAATTCCTGAAATTCTTGACTTCCGAGGAAACAGCTCAGGAATTCACGAAAGCAGACGGCCAATTAAATGCCGTGAAAAATGGCGTCACTGAAGAAAACACGAGTCCTACCAGCTATGAAGCGTATCAAATTGTGTTAGATGCATCCAATACAGCACCATGGTTTGATAATGCGGTTGATATTACGATTGCAGATATCTTCATGCGTGGCGGTCAGGAACTGGCAACGAAACAAAAAACACCAGAAGATATTATGAAAGAGGTTCAAAAAGAAGCAGCGAAAATGAGTGAGTAA
- a CDS encoding pentapeptide repeat-containing protein has protein sequence MLHELKSDCKNCFGLCCVALPYGKSADFPLNKDGGEPCRNLCSDNLCAIHGQLREKGFRGCVSYECFGAGQHVSQSIYNGRDWREDAEQAEEMLAVYPIVQQLHEMLWYLQQALNLKETQSIQSSLQISYEETMELTIKNPKEMIEIDVPAHRSKVNALLIETSKLYRSDLNHKVKRIRIKKDRDLLGANLKGLNLQGEDFRGKLMIGANLRNSDVKKADFIGADLRDADLRGADLTDTLFLTQSQVNSAIGDIHTKLPDYLDKPRHWLG, from the coding sequence ATGTTACATGAATTAAAGTCGGATTGTAAAAATTGCTTTGGGTTATGCTGCGTGGCGTTACCTTATGGAAAATCTGCTGATTTCCCTTTGAACAAAGATGGTGGAGAGCCTTGCAGAAATTTATGTTCAGACAACTTGTGTGCTATACACGGCCAATTGAGGGAAAAAGGCTTCCGTGGTTGTGTATCTTATGAGTGTTTCGGTGCTGGCCAGCATGTTTCCCAGTCTATTTATAACGGAAGGGATTGGCGTGAAGATGCTGAACAAGCAGAAGAAATGCTTGCTGTTTATCCTATTGTCCAGCAGCTGCATGAAATGCTCTGGTATCTCCAGCAAGCCTTAAATCTAAAAGAAACTCAATCGATTCAATCCAGCCTTCAAATAAGTTACGAAGAAACGATGGAGCTAACCATAAAAAATCCAAAGGAAATGATAGAAATAGATGTTCCTGCACATAGAAGCAAAGTCAATGCACTATTAATAGAGACTAGCAAACTATATAGAAGCGACCTGAATCATAAAGTTAAGAGGATTAGAATCAAGAAAGATAGAGACTTATTGGGAGCGAATCTAAAAGGATTAAACCTTCAAGGTGAAGATTTTCGCGGAAAATTAATGATTGGTGCAAACTTAAGAAATAGTGATGTAAAGAAGGCTGACTTTATCGGTGCCGACCTTAGAGATGCCGATTTACGCGGTGCTGACCTAACAGATACGCTCTTCCTGACACAATCACAAGTCAATTCAGCAATCGGCGATATTCATACTAAACTTCCGGATTACTTGGATAAGCCACGGCATTGGTTGGGGTAG